CACGAAGGAGAAGGCCAGCTTCTCATACAGCCACGCCAGGACCTGGCGCACCCGGTAGGCGGGCTGACCGCGCGCGGCGAAGTAGTCCGCGAGCGCGCGCGCGGCCTCTTCGGGCGAGCAACCGAGCAGATCTGGACGGGAGACGGCTGTGATCATCGATTCGTTCGGGTGGTGCCGCCGCGGTCGTCGCGGAGGGGCGACGCCTTATTTCCCCGCACCGTTCCTTGTGTTCCATGCATCGGGCGGGCCCCGGCGCCAGCTTGATGCTCCAAACGGGCGGCGTTACCTTTGCAGCGCATGCACCCGTGCCGCTGCGCGGCACCTGCAACGGACCGATTTCACGAGGTGCTCGTGCTGCTCACGGACCTGCTGACTCCCGAGCGAATCAAGATCCCGCTTCGCTCCACCACGAAGGAAGACCTCCTCGAGGAGCTGGTCGACCTGGCCGCCAACGGCGCCGAGGTCAAGGATCGCCAGGAGGTGCTTCGTGCGGTGATGGATCGGGAGGAGGTGCTCAGCACCGGCATCGGGCACGGCGTCGCGATTCCGCACGGCAAGTCCTCGAGCGTGAACGGCCTCGTGCTGGTGGCGGGGGTGACCCGGGAAGGCGTGGACTTCGAGGCCCTCGACGGTAAGCCCGTTCACCTCTTTTTCCTCCTCGTCGGACCCGAGTCTGCAGCGGGGGAGCATGTAAAGGCATTGAGCCGGATCTCGCGCCTGCTGCGGCGGGAATCATTCCGCCAGCGGCTGATCGAGGCTCCGGATCCGCAGTCCTTCTACTCCGTGCTGGCCGAGGCGGAAGCTTCGTGAAAGCCGGGGTGCGTGCATGGGCGCCGGCCCTTGTCTGGGCCGCCGTCCTTTTTGCATTGAGCTCGCAGCCGACCTTGCCGACGGAGCTCGACAACGGACTCGACAAGGCGGCGCACTTCGGGGCCTTCGCCATCCTGGGAGTCCTCCTGGCCCACGGAGCGCTCGCCTCGCGCCTCCGGTACGTGTGGCCGGTAGTCATCGGGCTCGTCTACGCCGCGAGCGACGAGCTTCACCAGCAGTTCGTCCCCGGGCGCGCCCCCGATCCCGCCGACTGGGTGGCGGATGCGCTCGGGGTCGCGGCCGGCTGCTTCATCCTCTACCGCCTGCGGTCCGGGGGCGTTCGGTCGGCTCGGCGCTCCGGCCCCGCCTCCACCGGTTTTCCACATACATGACTTCAGCTCATTCCACACAGTACCGGACCGATCTGGCCGGTGCCCTGCGCGCGTCCGACATCGGTCGCGACGTGCGGTTGGTCGGGTGGGTTCACCGACGTCGCGACCTCGGCGGGCTGGTTTTCGTCGACCTGCGCGACCGCGGCGGTCTCTTCCAGGTCTCCTTCGACCCGGAGTGGTCGCCGGCGGAGGTGGTGCGCGCGGCGCGCGACCTCGGCCCGGAGGACGTCATCCAGGTGGAGGGCAGAGTAGAGCGGCGGATCAAAGAGAACCCGGAGATGGAAACCGGGGAGATCGAGCTGCGCTGTACCACGCTCGAGGTGCTGCAGAAGGCGGCGCCCCTGCCGATCCCCGTCTACCGCTCGCCGGACGAGGCCCTCCCCAGCGAGGACCTGCGGCTGCGCTACCGCTATCTGGACCTGCGGCGGCCGGAGCTGCTGCGGAACTTCGAGCTTCGACACCGTGCGGCGCGTGCCGTGCGACAGTACCTGGACGAGCAGGGATTCCTCGAGGTGGAAACGCCCATGCTCACCCGGCGCACGCCCGAAGGAGCGCGCGACTATCTCGTTCCCAGCCGCGTACATCCAGGCGAGTTCTACGCGCTGCCGCAGTCGCCGCAGCTCTATAAGCAGCTGTTGATGGTCAGCGGCTTCGACCGCTACTTCCAGATCGTCCGCTGCCTGCGGGACGAGGACCTCCGTGCCGATCGCCAACCCGAGTTCACTCAGGTCGACGCCGAGATGGCCTTCGTTACCGAGGAGGACGTCTTCGCCGTCGCGGAGGGAATGGTGGCCGCCGTCTGGAAGGAGGTTCTGGGGGTCGAGCTGCCCACGCCCTTCCCCCGGCTGACCTACGCCGATGCCATGCTCCGCTATGGAACCGACAAGCCGGACCTGCGCTACGACCTCGAGATCGAGGATGTGACCGAGGTTCTCCAGGCGGCCGATTTCCGCGTTTTCGCTGCAACCAAGGGAACCCCGCAGCGAATTCGTGGACTGCGGGTTCCGGGAGGTGCGAGCCTGTCCCGCAAGGAGCTGGACGAGCTGCAGGAGGTGGCGAAGCGGGGTGGCGCACTCGGCGCGATGTGGGTGAAGCGCTCCGAGGAGGGCTTTTCCGGCAGCTTCGCCCGCGCCCTGGAGGGCGGGATCGGCGACCGCTTTGTCGAGCGCACAGGGATGGAGGTTGGCGACCTGTTCGTGCTGGTCGCCGGCGACTTCCGCATCCATCGTGTCGAGGTCGGCCACGCCCCTGACCTCTCGGCGGGCCGCTCGGTGCCGGTTGGTCTCGAGCCTGCGCTCGACGAGCTACGGCGACACCTCGCGGCCCGGCTCCAGCTGGTCGATTCGTCGCAGCATGCCTGGGCCTGGGTCACGGAGTTCCCGCTCTTCGACTGGGATCCCGACGCGGACCGGCTGGTCGCTTCGCACCACCCGTTCACCATGCCGCATGCGGAGGATCTCCCGCGCCTGTACGGGGCGACCGAGCGCGACCAGCCGCTCACCTCGGCAGAGCAGCGAAGCCTGTATGTGGCCGGGATGAGATCCCGGGCATACGATGCGGTGTACAACGGGAACGAAATGGCCAGCGGGTCGGTGAGAATACACGATCCCGCCCTGCAGGGGCGGATCTTCCGCGCCCTCGGAATGTCGGCCGAGGAGGCACGCGCCAAGTTCGGTTTCCTCCTCGAGGCGTTCCAGTTCGGAGCGCCTCCCCACGCCGGGTTCGCATTCGGCTTCGACCGAATGGCGATGCTCCTGGCGGGGGCGCCGAGTCTGCGGGACGTGATCGCCTTTCCGAAGACGACCGCGGCGCGCGGTCTCATGGAGGGCGCGCCGGCGCAGATCGCGGAAGAAGACCTCCACGACCTGCACATTCGTACCGTGAACCCGAGCAATTCGTGACGCATACATCTGCTCATCGAGCCACCCCGGCGGTGCGCTCGACCTCAACCGCCGTCGTGGGGGACCGTGGCTGAGGGCACGATCCAGCATCGGCTCTCTGCCGAAGGCGCCGATCCCCTGCTGCTGGCTGGGGTCAACGACAGTCACCTCCTGGAGCTCTCCCGCGTTGGGGGATCTCGCGTGGTGCTGCGTGACGACCACCTCCTGCTCTCGGGCGCCCTCGAAGACGTGGAGCGCTCCGTACCCGTCGCCCAGCACATGATCGATCTCGCGCGAGCGGGGACGCCGTTCGCGGTCGATGACATCGCGCGGTTCGCCGAGCAGGCGCGGCTGCCCGACGGAGGGCTGCAACGGCTGAGCGAGGGGCAGAAGATCATCGTTCCCGGCGGGAAGAAGTCGATCACGCCGAAGACGGAAGGGCAGCGCGAGTACATCCGCGCCATCGAAGAGAACGACATCGTCGTCGGCATCGGGCCGGCAGGTACGGGTAAGACCTACCTGGCGGTGGCGATGGCGGTCGATGCGCTGTTCAAGAAGCGGGTCAAACGCATCATCCTCGCTCGTCCGGCGGTGGAGGCGGGAGAGAACCTGGGCTTCCTCCCCGGCGACCTGCAGGAGAAGGTGGATCCCTACCTGCGTCCCCTGTACGATGCCCTCGATGACATGATGGGCACCGAGCGAATGCGGCGGGCGCTGGAGTCGCGCGCGATCGAGATCGCGCCTCTTGCCTACATGCGCGGGCGCACGCTGCACGACGCGTTCGTGATCCTGGACGAGGCGCAGAACGCCACCGGGCTGCAGATGAAGATGTTCCTCACCCGCCTCGGGCTGAACTCGAAGGCCGTGATCACGGGGGACAAGACGCAGATCGACCTCCCCTCGCGTGAACAGTCAGGGCTCCTCCAGGTGGAGACGGTGCTGAAGGGGATCGAGGGGATCGCGTTCGTCTACATGCGGCCGACCGACGTGATCCGCCACCGGCTGGTGAAAGAGATCATTCGCGCCTATGCGGCGGCTTCGGGCGAGCCGGAGACGGAGGAGGACATTGCCGCGCTACGGAGTGAGCCCGCCGGGACATGACGGCCAAACGTGTGGGGCCTACCTCGTCGATCCGGCGAGCGGCGCTCGCTCTCGATCAGGATCCGGAGGGAAGCTGGGTAGCGGCCCTGGTACATCATGGCGCGCGCGTCCTGCTTCTGCTGGTGACCGCCGTCATCGTGTACGTGCTCTTCCCGGCACCCCGGCTCCCTGACACGGCGGTCCTCGAGCGGGGTACGGTTGCCTCACAGGACGTCATCGCCGAGTTCACCTTCAACATTCCGAAGTCGCCGGACGAGCTGCTCAGGGAGCAGGTGGAGGCCGCAAGCAGCGTCCCCGCCATCTACGACCAGGTCCCCCAGGCAACGGAGAACGTGGTCGCCGGGCTCAACGGCTTCTTCGCGGAGGTCGACTCGGTCATCGGCTCGGTGCCGGCCGCGGAGCGAAGCGAGGCTCTGGCGGACTACCTGGAGACGAATCGGGTCACCCCCACGCCCGGAACCCTCCAGCTCCTGCTGAATTCGTCGCGGCGAGCTGCGCTGCAGCGCGCCGCGGTGCGCGCAGTGCGCGAGCTCTTTCCGCAGGGAGTCGCGCCCAGCGCCCTCCCCCCCTCCGTCGCCACCATCTACGTGCAGGAGCCCGGCGGCACCCAACGGGTGCTCACCCGTGACTCCGTCCTGACCCCCGAGCGTCTTTTCGCCATGGCGGCGCAGCAGCTCGGTCCGGACAATCCGGACGGTGCGGAGCTCCTGCGCCTCCTGCTCATCCGCTTCTTCGAACCGAGCCTCGTCCCGAACGAGGCCGCGACCGAAGCCGCCCGGGAGCGGGCGCGCGCCGCGGTCGACCCGGTAAAGGCTACCATCCTGAAGGGTGAGAGGATCATCGGGGCGCACGAGCGGGTCGGTGAGGAGGAGGAGGCCCGGCTGCAGGCCTACCAGGCGGAGCTGACCCGCCGGGGGATGGGGAGCGGAATCGAGGATGGCGGCTTTGGCCGCGCGGCCGGTGCGATCCTGTACAACGCGGTGGTGCTCGGGCTGTTCGGGCTGCTCCTGATCTTCTTCAGGCCGGCACTCTACCGCGACTGGCGAGCGCTGCTGGTCTTCGCCCTTCTGGTCCTGAGCGTGGCCGGGGCGGGTTCCCTGATCGCGCGCTTCAACCTCCCTCCGGAGCTGATCCCGGTCACGTTCGCGGCACTGATCGTGGCGGTGCTCTGGGACGGAAGGCTGGGCTTCTCCCTGGCGATGATCCTGGCGCTGCTGATCGGCGGCCAGACGCCCTTCCTGGGAGTCACCGCCCTCTTCACCACGGCGGTCGGTGGCGCGGCGGCCGCGTTCAGCGTTCGGGTGGTGGAGCGCCGCTCGAAGACGTGGCTCTTCATCTCGATCATCTCCCTCGCCTACGTCATCGCCACCCTGACCATGGCGCTGCTGCGGTCGCGCGGGCTGGCGGAGGTGGGGCTGTCGATGGGAGCGGGGATCACCAACGCCATCGTCGCGTCGCTGCTCGCGATTGGCTTCCTGCCATTGCTCGAGACCTTCACGGGCATCACCACCGACCAGACGCTGCTCGAGCTCTCGGACCTGAACCGGAAGCTGCTGAAGCGACTCTCGCTGGAGGCCCCGGGGACCTACGCGCACACGGTCAACGTGGCCAACCTGGCGGAGGCGGCGAGCAGCGCGATCGGCGCCAATGGGCTGCTCGCGCGCGTGGGGGCGTACTACCACGACATCGGCAAGCTGGTGAAGCCGCAGTACTTCATCGAGAATCAGCCGCGGGGGCGTAACCCGCACGACAAGCTGAAGCCCTCGACCAGCTCCGCCATCATCCGCGGGCACGTTGCCGAGGGGCTCAAGCTTGCCGAGGCGGACGGGCTTCCGGAGGTCGTGAAGCGCTTCATCCCCGAGCACCACGGGACGCAGCAGATCTCCTTCTTTCTCAACCGTGCGCGGGAGAACGATCCGGACGCTCAGATCAATCCCAGCGATTTCGCCTACTCCGGGCCGAAACCGCAGACGAAGGAGACCGCGATTCTGATGATGGCGGACACGGTGGAGTCCGCTACTCGCGTCCTGCAGGACCCCACGCCGGCTCGCATCCGGGAGCTGGTGGACCGCCTGATCGGGCAGAAGATTGCGGAAGGGCAGCTGGACGAGGCCCCGTTGACACTGGCAGAGATCGGTATCATCAAGGATTCCCTGACCAAAGTGCTCACGGGAATGTATCATCACCGCATCGACTACCCCGGCGGGCAAGGGTGAACGACCGCATCGAGGTCGAGGTCGGGCTGGGGGAGGGGGTGACGCTGCCGATCACCCTTCCGCATGCCGAAGCGGCGGTGCGGCATGTGCTATCCGCAGAAGGCGTGCAAGTGGCCGAGATCTCCGTGGCGTTTGTCGGTGACGAGGAGATCGCGCGGTTGAACGAGGAATACCTGGCACACGAAGGGACAACCGATGTGATCTCCTTCGCGCTGCACGCTGCGGGCGAGAGTCCGCTGGGTGACATCTATGTCGGGGTCGATCAGGCAGGGCGTCAGGCCGCGGAGGTGGGGGTTCCGGTTGCCGACGAACTGTTCCGTCTGGTGATCCACGGAACCCTTCACGTGTTGGGATACGATCACCCGGAAGGGCCGGACCGCGCCGGGTCCGTGATGTATCGTCGTCAGGAAGAGCTACTCACCGGTTTTCTCGATCGGATCGGCGCCCAGGGGCGCTGATCGAGTCGCGCGTTCACCCCAGCCGTCGCCAGAACCTTGCTCGAACCCGGAATGGCGAAGCTGCTGGAAGAGATCCGCGAGCTGATCCGCACGGGAACCCCGGAAGAGCTTCACGCCCTCCTTCTTCCCTTTCACCCCAGTGACCTTGCCGATCTCCTCGCCGAGCTGGACGAGGAGGAGCGGCGCGCGGTCCTGATCGCGCTGGCCCCCGAGCCGGCCCTCGCCGCAGAGGCACTCGCCGAGATGGAGTGGGACGAGCACCCGGAAGAGGCGCTCGCCCTGCTCGAGCCGGAGCAGATTGCCACCCTGGTCTCGGCGCTCTCCGACGACGACGCGGCCGACATCATCGGCGAGCTGGACCCGGAGGACCAGATCCGGGTGCTCGCGGCGCTGCCGAGCCTGCACTCCGGCGACATCCGCGACCTCCTGCGCTATCACGAGGAGACGGCCGGCGGGTTGATGACGACGGAGCTCGTCGCCATCGACGTCGAGCTGGACGCCCGCGAAGCGCTCGAGGAGGTGCGGCGGCAGGCGCAGGAGATCGGAGAGTTCTACAACATCTACGTGGTGGACGGGGAGCGCCGGCTGAAGGGCACGCTTCCTTTACAGGCCCTGGTGACCGCGCCCGTCGGGGCGCGGATCGCCGACCTGGTGGAACCGGCGATCGTCGCCGTCCCCCCGGAGATGGACCAGGAGGAGGTCGGGCGGATCATCTCCCGCTACAACCTCGTCGCTGTACCCGTCGTCGACAGTGAGGGCAAACTGCTCGGCCGCATCACGTTCGACGACGTGATCGACGTCCTGGAGGCCGAGACCACCGAAGACATCCTCCGGTTCGGCGGTGTATCGGACGAGGAGGAGGTGCGCGGCGGCTGGCAGGACGCCGTGCGGTCACGCCTCCCGTGGCTTCTTCTGAACCTGGTCACCGCGGCTGCTTCGGCCACGGTGGTCGTGTATTACGCGGCGACCATCGAGCGCCTAACCCTGCTCGCGGCGCTGATGCCGGTGATCGCCGGGATGGGCGGGAATACCGGCACACAGGCGCTGGCGGTGACCATTCGCCGCCTGGCGCTGTCGCGGGAGAGCCCGGGGCGGCGCTGGGCGGTGGTGCTGAAGGAGCTGGCGGTGGGGCTGATCAACGGGCTGGCGATCGGCGTGATCGCCGCCCTGGTGACGGCTCTGCTCGCCATTGCGTTCGGTGAGACCTTGCTGCTCGCCCTGGTGGTTCTGCTGGCGATGTGGATGAACCTGGTGGTCGCCGGGTTTGCCGGCGCCTTCGTCCCCATCGTGCTCGAGCGGCGGGGGGTGGACCCGGCCGTCGCTTCCTCCATCTTCGTGACCACCTTCACCGACATGGTGGGCTTCTTCCTGTTGCTGGGGCTGGCGAGCTGGATGCTTCTTTGAGAAGCTAGGAGCTAGAAGCTAGGAGCTGGAATAGGGAGCGCAGGCATGTTAGTAGATATACACATCTCAAACATTTCGTCTGTCCGATGGTCGTGCCGCTGGGTGTTCTCCACCGACATCTTCTAGCTTCTAGCTCCTAGCTTCTACCTTCGCATGCTATCCGAGCTCCGCATCCGCAACTTCGCCCTCATCGACGAGCTGTCGGTGCGTTTGGGGCCGGGGCTGAACGTGCTCACCGGCGAGACCGGGGCCGGGAAGTCGATCATCGTGGGAGCGTTGTCGCTGCTGCTCGGAGAGCGGGCGACGGCGGACATGGTGCGTGCCGGGGCCGAGCGCGCCAGCGTGGAGGGGCTTTTCGACATCGGAGATTCGCCCGACCTCGTTCACATGCTGGATGAGATGGGGATCGAAGTGGAGGACGGTCTTCTCGTGCTCAAGCGCGAGGTGGCGATCGAGGGGCGGAACCGCGCCTGGATCAACGGCTCGCCGACCACGGCAGGCACTCTGGGCCAGGTGGGGGCGGCGCTGGTCAGCCTGCACGGGCAACACGAGCACCAATCGCTCCTGCGCCGCGATGAACAGCGTGCGATCCTGGACGTCTACGGAGGCCACGAGGAGGCGCAGGCCCGGGTGAGTGACGCGCATCGCCGCTTGCGGGAGCTGACCAACCGTATCGAGGAGCTGGAGCGCCTTCGCGCGGAGTCGATCCAACGTGGCGACTACCTGCGCTTCCAGCTCAACGAGATCGAGGCGGCCAACCTGCGCGTCGGGGAGGAGGAGGAGCTCGCCGAGGAGGAGCAGCGGCTCTCCCACTCCCAGGAGCTCATGGAGCTCTCCTCCTCGCTCGCCAATGCCCTGGTCGGGGAAGACGAATCGTTGCTCGGTCGGCTCGGTTCCCTGCGCCGGTCCGTCGATCAACTGGTGCGCATCGACCGCGGACAGGAAGAGCTGACCGAGCTCTTCGACACCGCCTACTACGCCCTGGAAGAGCTCGGCAATCGCCTGGCGGACTATGCCACCCGGGTCGAGCACGATCCCGCCCGCCTCGAGGAGATCCGCCAGCGGCGCGACCTGCTCTTCCGGCTCGGATCCAAGTACGGGGGCTCGGTTGAGGCGATCCTGGAGGTAGCGCAGCGCGCCCGCGCCGAGCTGGAGCGAATCGACAACGCCGAGTGGGAGCTCTCCGGCTTGCAGAAGGAGGTTGCGGCGGCGAGGGAAGAGCTGGAGACGGCAGCGGCGGAGCTGACGCGGCTGCGAACGGCGGCGGCGGAGAAGCTGGCAGGGGAGGTGGGTGCGATCCTCCCGCAGCTCGGCATGGAGGGCGGAACCTTCCAGGCGACGATTCTCCCGCTACGGGAGCCGGGTTCGAACGGGTCCGAAGAGGTGGAGTTCCGGGTGGCGTTGAATCGGGGTTTCGAGCCTCGCCCACTGGCGCAGGTCGCATCGGGAGGCGAGCTGTCGCGCGTGATGCTGGCGCTGAAAACGGTGCTTGCCCGTCAGGATGCCGTGCCGACGCTGGTCTTCGACGAGGTGGACGCCGGCGTGGGAGGCGTGGTCGCCCTCCAGGTGGGCGACAAGATGCGCGAGGTCGCGCGCAGCCATCAGGTTTTCGCCATCACCCATCTGCCGCAGATCGCGTCTCGCGCGCAGACCCACCTGCTGGTGCGCAAGGGGGAGCGGGACGGCTTGACCACCACCGAGGTCCAGGAGCTCGACGCCGAGGCGAGGGTGAGGGAGCTGGCGCGTATGCTGGGAGGAGACCCCGAGAGCGAGGTCTCGCGTCGTCATGCCGGCGAGCTGATCGAGCGGGCCGGGGCCGCGGTGCGTGCTTGACTGTACAGGGGGGGATGGGCGGCTGTGCCGGTGCGTGGCTGGCGCGGACGGCTGTGTGCTGGTCGGGGTTGGCGCGGCCTGGAGTGCTATGCGGGCTGTCCGGAGCTCGCGTGGGCTGGCGGTCAGGTGAGGGCGCGGGCGTGCTCGGCGGATGTACTTGGCGGATGGCCTCGCGTCACCAGAGCCGTGGCAGCAGGCTGGCGGTGACCGTCAGCCTTCCTCCACCGGGCGTCCCTTCCGGCCCCCCGAGGGTACGCTGATAGGCGAGGGTGACTTCGGCGGGCAGGATCGCTTCGCGCACCCAGTAGGCGGGAAGGCTGGAATAGCGGATCTCCAGGCCGAAGCGTTGCAGCCGCCCCCCTGCCAGGTTCAGCACATCGGCCGGGCGCTCCTCCGTTCCACCCGTGTAGCGGGTGTCCCCCACCTCGTACAACGCGTACTCAGCCCCCACGGAGATCGCCCGGTCGAGGCGATAGCGGGGCGCCACACGCAGCTCGGTGATGTCGCCGGGCTTGATGGAAACAGCGGTCGGCTCCTGCGGGGGATCGAGCGGGTTCTCGCCGGGGATGCGGCGGACGATCTCGCTCTCGCGCCCGCGGGTGAAGCGCAGGCTACCGCTCACCCAGATGTGCGAACCGAGGAAGAGGTCCACGGCCGCTCCGCCCGACCAGGAGGAGAGCCCCTCCGAGGGTTCGGGCGTGAGGAGATCCATCGTGTCGGGTTGTTCCCCGGTGGCGAAGCGTGCACCACCCAGCAGGGCGATGCGTAGGTCGAAGCCGGGGTCCGCGGGGACGGGAGCTCCGCCGAAGGTGCTGAGCAGGAGCGCCTTGGCGTCCATTTCCAGGTCGCCGGCGCGCCAGCGCTCGATGCGGGACGCAAGGGGGTCGAACCCGAACTGCTCGCTCAGCAGCGCGGCAAGAACCTCCGTGTTGGCGGTGTCCTCCGGCAGCGCCATCGGCTCGCCAGCCAGCTCGGTGACGCGGTTCTGCAGCTCCATTCCCAGCGGCGACTCCGAGGTGGGGAGGAGAGGGAGCGCGCCAAGCTCCTCCCACCCGATCGCCGCCAGCAGCGCGGCGTTGCCCTCGGCGTCCGGGTTCAGTCCCAGATTGCCTCCCTGCAGCTCGAAGCGATGGACGAGCCGGTCTCCGCGACCGATCGACATGGAGGCGCCCAACTCCAGGCGCGGAAGGATCCCCACGGCGAGCCGTCCCCGCGCCGCCGTGTGGCTGGCCGAGGCCGCCACGTCGAGCAGGCCGAGGGTGATGCTACTCGGCGATGGGGGTTCCGGCGAGGCCCCGGAAGAGCCCTGTGTGGCGTCCAGGAAGGCGGTGAGCTGAGCTTGGAGAGGGGCGAGGGCGGTGAAGCGATCGGGGGTGAGGTCGCCGCCCAGGTCCGAGCCGAGGTCGACCCGGTTGCCGTCGGCGTCGAAGCGGCTGCTCCAGCTCGCGTGGACCCCTTCCACCCCCAGGCGGAACATGCCGAAGGGAAGGACGTACGCGTCGGGGCTCTGGGCGGATGCCGCCGCCGGAAGCAGAGCGCCCAGCGCGAGGGCGGCGCAGGCGGCGCGGGCGCGAAACCTCATCGACTCCAGTCGATCGATTGCCGAAAAACAAGCGGGGCTCCGAGCGCCGGAGCCGTGGGCCGCAAGAGGGTAGCGGCGCCGCGCGGGCGTGTCAACCGAGCCCCGGTGCCGGGTTGACGCATGTGCGCTGTATGGGTAAATTTTGTATTCCTGTGCCGCGCGCCGAAGGTCGCGAGAAGGGGAGGATTTCGCTCGGTTTGCCGCGACAAGTTGCGAGCAAAGCTCAGTGACTTCGCGCGCTGCGCCTGCTCAGGGGTAGATGGCTTCGACTCGCGGAAGTGTACGTTGAGAGCGCGTCTCCAATTGCGGGCATAGCTCAGTTGGTAGAGCGCAACCTTGCCAAGGTTGAGGTCGCCGGTTCGAGCCCGGTTGCCCGCTTTACGGTGCCGTAGCCAAGCGGTAAGGCAGAGGTCTGCAAAACCTCCATCCCCGGTTCGATTCCGGGCGGCACCTCTTTCCCGGCAAGAGCGCTCCAAGAAAGAGCCTGACGAGAGTCTCTCGTCAGGCTCTTTGTCTTTATACGTTCGCGGCCGCCATCCGCGCAGAATCCGTAGTATCGGTGGAACGATGGCGCAAGCGTTTGGTCCTCCTCCACCCGCTCGTCCAGTTTCCGGTCAGGCGGAAGATTCCCGCCGAGCCGCTCGAACTCACCTGAGCTAACTCCAGCCATGCCACCCCGGTCCAGGAAACCCAAGCAACCTCCGCTCATCGTGGATCTACCGGTCGGCCCGCACTCCGATCCGCGTGAGATCCACCTCTGGCTCGACGAGCTGGACGCGCTGCGGCGCGCCTATGCGGGCGAGCCCGAAGCGGCGGCGACTATCGACGAGGCGATCGCGCGGGCCGTGGGCTGGCTGCACGGCCGGGACGAGCTCGCCGGCGCCGGCCCCTGAGCGGCCGATCCGGCGACGGAGGCGCCTGGCCCCCTGCTTTCCCTTCAATTCTCCACCCACCGATCCCCATTCGCGGTTGATCCGCTCCTGCGGCAACATTGCCTGCAGTAACGCCGCGATGTCTCCGGATCCCAGCCCTGGCTCCCATTGGCCTTCGCCTGGCGCAAGTCTGTCGGCGACGGAATTTATCAGGAACTCCGCTCCCCTGTGCTGGCGGTTGCGACAACGGCCGCTATCTTTGCGGCGCGGTTGTCGCATGATGACCGCAGGTTCGTGATCGGCCACTGACCTCATCAGGAGAGTCCGAATGCAACGTCTCGTACGTAGGGCGTATCTTCTCCTCTTTCTGCTTCTCCTCGCCGGCACCCGCGCGGAGGCGCAGGGCATCATCCCGATCGCTGTCGAAGGCCGCGGCGCCTTTGCCCTCCCGCAGGGTGAGTGGAACGACGCCGAGGCCCTGAGCAACGGGTTCGGCTACGGCTTCGACATCCGTCTCCAGGTCATGCCGCTCATCAGCATCTACGGCGGCTGGGACACCTACAGCTTCGACCTCGAGGACATCGAAGACGCGGACGCGAACGACTCCGGTGTCCACCTGGGCGGCCAGCTCTCGCTCCCGTTGTCCGGCCTGACCGGGGTCAGCCCCTTCGCGTTCGCGGGCCTCGTTTTCAACCAGACCGAGATGGCGTTCGAGAACAACGCGGTTTCGCTCGAGGTGGAATCGGATCGCGGGGTCGGCTACGAGCTGGGGGCTGGTCTCGGCTTCCCCTTCGCGCCCGCGCTCACGATCACCCCGCAG
The Longimicrobiaceae bacterium DNA segment above includes these coding regions:
- a CDS encoding outer membrane beta-barrel protein, whose protein sequence is MQRLVRRAYLLLFLLLLAGTRAEAQGIIPIAVEGRGAFALPQGEWNDAEALSNGFGYGFDIRLQVMPLISIYGGWDTYSFDLEDIEDADANDSGVHLGGQLSLPLSGLTGVSPFAFAGLVFNQTEMAFENNAVSLEVESDRGVGYELGAGLGFPFAPALTITPQVRYRSHGADFPGVGEEEDEDVTVSYLSFEVGLKLGL
- the recN gene encoding DNA repair protein RecN, translated to MLSELRIRNFALIDELSVRLGPGLNVLTGETGAGKSIIVGALSLLLGERATADMVRAGAERASVEGLFDIGDSPDLVHMLDEMGIEVEDGLLVLKREVAIEGRNRAWINGSPTTAGTLGQVGAALVSLHGQHEHQSLLRRDEQRAILDVYGGHEEAQARVSDAHRRLRELTNRIEELERLRAESIQRGDYLRFQLNEIEAANLRVGEEEELAEEEQRLSHSQELMELSSSLANALVGEDESLLGRLGSLRRSVDQLVRIDRGQEELTELFDTAYYALEELGNRLADYATRVEHDPARLEEIRQRRDLLFRLGSKYGGSVEAILEVAQRARAELERIDNAEWELSGLQKEVAAAREELETAAAELTRLRTAAAEKLAGEVGAILPQLGMEGGTFQATILPLREPGSNGSEEVEFRVALNRGFEPRPLAQVASGGELSRVMLALKTVLARQDAVPTLVFDEVDAGVGGVVALQVGDKMREVARSHQVFAITHLPQIASRAQTHLLVRKGERDGLTTTEVQELDAEARVRELARMLGGDPESEVSRRHAGELIERAGAAVRA
- the mgtE gene encoding magnesium transporter, with translation MAKLLEEIRELIRTGTPEELHALLLPFHPSDLADLLAELDEEERRAVLIALAPEPALAAEALAEMEWDEHPEEALALLEPEQIATLVSALSDDDAADIIGELDPEDQIRVLAALPSLHSGDIRDLLRYHEETAGGLMTTELVAIDVELDAREALEEVRRQAQEIGEFYNIYVVDGERRLKGTLPLQALVTAPVGARIADLVEPAIVAVPPEMDQEEVGRIISRYNLVAVPVVDSEGKLLGRITFDDVIDVLEAETTEDILRFGGVSDEEEVRGGWQDAVRSRLPWLLLNLVTAAASATVVVYYAATIERLTLLAALMPVIAGMGGNTGTQALAVTIRRLALSRESPGRRWAVVLKELAVGLINGLAIGVIAALVTALLAIAFGETLLLALVVLLAMWMNLVVAGFAGAFVPIVLERRGVDPAVASSIFVTTFTDMVGFFLLLGLASWMLL